Genomic window (Muntiacus reevesi chromosome 6, mMunRee1.1, whole genome shotgun sequence):
tggaattggaatgaaaacggattgtttctagtcctgtggccactgctgagtcttccaaatttgctggcatgtggagtgcagcactttaacagcatcatctttcaggatttttaatAACTCAGCTATATTTCCATCACCCCACCAGCTTTGTTTATATATAGTATAGaaacatataatatatgtaatataataatgTTGCAGGAAGAAGGACCCCTCCAAGAGTTTAGGAATAAATTGTCAATATGTGAGTATGCCTTCGCTTTAGTCTTAAGTGTTCTATAGAAAGTTAATACACTGTCCATTTAGAGAAAATAAGTGATaagccaaaaatgaagaaaaattagtgaaacctatatattatatactagcATGGTTTATAATCCCTAATACTTATCTATAAATTTGAATTAGTTCacaataaaaagtaagaaaacaaaaaggcaaagaaattttgaagaaaaaaacttCAGGGAGATAGGGACAACACAAGCTTCCTCTGAATTCACTTCATGTAAATAACTCCTACTTTCATTGCTATCAGCTCTGAGTTTCCCATCACACTTCAGTCCTTTGCAGACTGTAATTTTCAATGGAGGGCAACCAATCACAGATCTCAGAATTCATCCTGGTGGGATTTCAGGTCAGCAAAAACATGGAATTGGTCTTCTTTGGTATCTTCTCCCTGTTATATATCTGCAACCTGCTGGCAAATAGCATGATCTTGGGACTCATTTGCCTTGACTCCAGACTGCAcacccccatgtatttcttcctttcccaccTGGCCATCACCGACATATCCTTTCCTTCCAGCAATTTGCCCACCTTGCTGGAAAACCTagtgaaacacacaaaaaacatctCCTTTGACCCTTGCACCGTGCAAATGCTTTTCAATTTGACTTTTGGATCCATAGAGTGCCTCATTTTGTTGGCGATGTCCTATGACAGATATGTGGCGATCTGCCATCCCCTCCAATACACAGTCATCATGAACTGGAGAGTGTGCTCCATCCTCGCCATCACTTGCTGGGCATGTGGATTTGCCCTGGCCCTGGTCCAAGTATTTCTCTTGTTAAGATTACCCTTCTGTGGGCCCCAGAAGGTGAACCACTTCCTCTGTGACATTCGCTCTGTCCTCAAATTGGCCTGTGGTGACATCTGGATCAATGAAATGTTCCTCTTTGCTGATGGTGTTCTTATCTTAGTTGGGCCTCTTGCCCTGATGTTGGTCTCCTATGTGCGCATCCTCTGGGCCATCCTGAAGATCCAGTCAAAGGAGGGCCGCaagaaagccttctccacctgctcctcccacctctgcGTGGTTGGGTTCTACTTTGGCATAGCCATGGTCGTTTACATGGTCCCTGACAACAGTCAACAAGAAGAACACCTGAAGATCCTTTTCCTGTTCTATACTCTTTTCAACCCATTGCTGAACCCTCTTGTCTACAGTGTAAGGAATGCTCAGGTGAAGGCTGCCTTCCACAGAGTATTGCAGAAAAAGAGGACAGTGTGAAGGAGTATTCAGTTTTGGTTCagtgcattttttccccttcagagatGTGATTGCTGGTGCAAGAAAACTTAAAATTCCCCAGAAAGAGACATGATCTAAAGATGAGCTTTACTCCAGAGTAACATCAGCAATGATGGAAGATTAGGAATCCCTAGGCCTCCTTTCCTCCATGGAGACAAGAACATCCAGACCCAATTTCCTTTGTGAAAATACCAGATGCTGGATGATAGAGTGCTGCACCCCAGTAAAGCACAATGCCAAGAAGAGATACAGTAAGTGTTCAGGCAAACTTATGGTATTGTATCCCCCATATCTACTTCCCTTCCATGGCAGTGTGTAGGAATAGGAGAAACTCTCCACCTCCCAGCTCTCCCTcaacaggaaaaagaagaatggatcaTTCGGACTCCTTTTAGCTTTTCAGAGAGTGACCTGAGAGTTTGTTAGTTATCTTGCCTCTGAAGCACTGATGGGAGTGGCAGTTTGGACTCCTGGTTAGGATCCCTGAGAAAACCTGCAAGGaatgaaactttttaaagatatagaGATACTTTGGATTTTCAAAATTCTCAGAGATCTGCACTGGTATCTCATTTTTGTCTTAACATAAAACTCcttattaatatgtgatattGAGTTTCCTTGCAGTTGCTtcctggccatctgtatatcttctttgatgagcTGTCTGTTtagggcagcagaggatgtgatggttagata
Coding sequences:
- the LOC136171025 gene encoding olfactory receptor 2A2-like, producing the protein MEGNQSQISEFILVGFQVSKNMELVFFGIFSLLYICNLLANSMILGLICLDSRLHTPMYFFLSHLAITDISFPSSNLPTLLENLVKHTKNISFDPCTVQMLFNLTFGSIECLILLAMSYDRYVAICHPLQYTVIMNWRVCSILAITCWACGFALALVQVFLLLRLPFCGPQKVNHFLCDIRSVLKLACGDIWINEMFLFADGVLILVGPLALMLVSYVRILWAILKIQSKEGRKKAFSTCSSHLCVVGFYFGIAMVVYMVPDNSQQEEHLKILFLFYTLFNPLLNPLVYSVRNAQVKAAFHRVLQKKRTV